A stretch of Sulfurimonas autotrophica DSM 16294 DNA encodes these proteins:
- a CDS encoding EAL domain-containing response regulator: protein MSPKFWEILLVDDNTKLHELIKNNLNGILINKKKVKILHAYNAAEAKELIGKNSDIAIAFIDIAMQAPDAGLELVNYIRNTLYNTSMRIIIIDSESLPVPASDIIEHYDINDYKDQRCIESQKLFTTIRTAIKQYQQFKDLKDKKDQIYKKMTTNEITSLPNRMKLTENIDTVGGKSLILINIDDFSLINNYNGFEFGDDVLRVFADFLVYNYAKFAEIYHLEADIFALFCLRTDTRTQEQSISIIKENISHHEFSVNGIKIHLTASLGAVLNEYGNVIQKAEFALKEARLYGKNNARKYSDDLQIVRTIHSNSIWTGRIRKAIAHNKILAYFQPIQNLKTGKIEKYETLVRLEYDKKIYSPFHFLDAALYSGQMFKIFKIMLSEACKKAQTTSYIFGVNISEYDLKHPKFVQTIHEIMKQYSVTPNRIVFEILENNSIARNKNIQDVLNVLHEDGFKLAIDDFGADCSNFAQLNNLPINFIKIDGQFIKNIVKDRNSQITAKTILDYAHQKEIPVVAEFVCSKEVYDYVKEMGVDFVQGYEIAEPKPILLD, encoded by the coding sequence TTGTCACCTAAATTTTGGGAAATTCTACTTGTTGATGATAATACCAAACTGCATGAGTTGATAAAAAATAATCTTAATGGCATACTCATAAATAAAAAAAAAGTAAAAATTTTACATGCATACAATGCAGCGGAGGCAAAAGAGCTTATTGGCAAAAACAGTGATATTGCCATAGCTTTTATAGATATAGCCATGCAGGCACCTGATGCCGGATTGGAGTTGGTAAACTATATACGGAATACTCTATATAATACTTCAATGAGAATTATCATTATTGACAGTGAGAGTTTACCTGTTCCTGCAAGTGATATTATCGAGCATTATGATATAAATGACTACAAAGATCAACGGTGCATAGAATCCCAAAAACTTTTTACAACTATTCGGACAGCTATCAAACAATATCAACAGTTTAAAGATTTAAAAGACAAAAAAGATCAAATTTACAAAAAAATGACGACCAATGAAATCACCTCTCTTCCAAACAGAATGAAACTCACTGAAAATATTGACACTGTCGGGGGTAAATCACTTATACTCATCAATATTGATGATTTCTCTCTTATAAACAACTATAATGGTTTTGAATTTGGTGATGATGTATTACGAGTATTTGCAGACTTTTTAGTTTATAATTATGCAAAATTTGCAGAAATTTATCATCTTGAAGCAGATATTTTTGCTTTATTTTGTCTAAGAACAGATACTCGCACACAAGAGCAGAGCATATCAATAATCAAAGAAAATATTAGCCACCATGAATTCAGTGTAAACGGAATAAAAATCCATTTGACGGCAAGTCTCGGAGCTGTGTTAAATGAATATGGAAATGTAATACAAAAAGCAGAATTTGCACTTAAAGAGGCGAGACTTTATGGTAAAAACAATGCGAGAAAATATAGTGATGATTTACAAATAGTTCGAACGATTCACTCGAATTCTATATGGACAGGTCGCATTCGGAAGGCTATTGCACACAACAAAATACTTGCATACTTTCAGCCGATACAAAATCTTAAAACCGGAAAAATAGAAAAGTATGAAACACTTGTACGTTTAGAATATGATAAAAAAATCTATTCTCCTTTTCATTTTTTAGATGCCGCTCTGTACAGTGGACAAATGTTTAAAATATTTAAAATAATGTTGAGCGAAGCCTGCAAAAAAGCACAAACCACTTCTTACATTTTTGGTGTTAATATAAGTGAATACGACTTGAAACATCCTAAATTTGTTCAAACTATTCATGAGATTATGAAACAATATAGCGTTACTCCAAATCGAATAGTATTTGAAATTTTGGAAAACAACAGTATTGCGAGAAATAAAAACATACAAGATGTTCTCAATGTCTTGCATGAAGATGGCTTCAAACTCGCCATTGATGACTTTGGAGCAGACTGTTCCAACTTTGCACAGCTTAACAACCTGCCTATAAATTTTATAAAAATAGACGGGCAGTTTATCAAAAACATTGTAAAAGACAGAAACTCACAAATCACTGCAAAAACAATTCTCGACTATGCCCATCAAAAAGAGATACCTGTTGTTGCTGAGTTTGTCTGCTCAAAAGAGGTGTATGATTATGTTAAAGAAATGGGAGTTGATTTTGTGCAAGGCTATGAAATAGCAGAGCCTAAACCAATACTCCTTGACTAA
- a CDS encoding sulfate/molybdate ABC transporter ATP-binding protein — protein sequence MIEIGINKALHGADGAMDLSVNLHIKEGEFVALSGKSGSGKTTLLRILAGLEEASGSIKIHNKFWLQENKSLPVQKREIGFVFQDYALFENMTIEKNLLFVNNNKALADKLLQLTELHELKYRYPNSLSGGQKQRVSICRALMKKPKILLLDEPLSALDANMRTKLQNELLSLHKEFGTTTIMVSHDPSEIYRLANRVIVLQNGKVINDGSPKKVLLKTQGSQKFSFEGELLDIKKVDVIYIAIIAIGQQLVEVVVSSEEAKNLQIGNIVNVSTKAFNPILT from the coding sequence TTAACAAAGCACTCCACGGAGCCGACGGAGCTATGGACTTGTCTGTAAACCTGCATATAAAAGAGGGAGAATTTGTAGCCCTGAGCGGAAAAAGCGGCAGCGGGAAAACAACACTGCTTCGTATATTGGCCGGCTTGGAAGAAGCAAGCGGCAGCATAAAAATTCATAACAAATTCTGGCTCCAAGAAAACAAATCACTCCCCGTTCAAAAAAGAGAAATCGGTTTTGTATTTCAAGATTATGCACTTTTTGAAAATATGACAATAGAAAAAAACCTGCTTTTTGTAAATAACAACAAAGCATTGGCAGATAAACTTCTACAACTCACAGAGCTTCATGAACTCAAATACAGATATCCAAACAGTCTCAGTGGCGGGCAAAAACAAAGAGTGAGCATTTGCCGTGCATTAATGAAAAAACCAAAAATTCTACTCCTTGATGAACCGCTCTCTGCACTTGATGCAAATATGCGTACAAAACTGCAAAATGAGTTGCTGAGTCTGCATAAAGAGTTTGGCACAACAACTATTATGGTCAGTCATGACCCAAGCGAAATTTACCGTCTGGCAAATCGTGTTATAGTTTTGCAAAACGGAAAAGTCATCAACGACGGCTCGCCAAAAAAAGTACTGCTAAAAACACAGGGAAGTCAAAAGTTTTCATTTGAAGGAGAACTTCTTGATATAAAAAAAGTAGATGTCATTTACATAGCCATTATAGCTATAGGACAGCAACTCGTCGAAGTTGTTGTAAGTTCTGAGGAAGCAAAAAATCTTCAAATCGGTAATATTGTGAATGTCAGCACCAAAGCTTTTAACCCAATTTTAACATAA
- a CDS encoding DUF1566 domain-containing protein, whose amino-acid sequence MRIVVIVLFLIISSAFGADWVKKPQSVRDTKHHLQWQDTASMQEFNDIWRLAKARCGGLSVGGHDDWRLPTKKELMYLTKSKEGKTKFSYLEDGVFWTSEEDKNDDINVVTVFSGNGFVSSSDKCDSAYAMCVRDDN is encoded by the coding sequence ATGAGAATTGTTGTAATTGTATTGTTTCTTATAATTTCCTCTGCTTTTGGTGCGGACTGGGTTAAAAAACCTCAAAGCGTTAGAGATACAAAACATCATCTGCAGTGGCAGGATACTGCATCCATGCAGGAGTTTAATGATATATGGAGATTGGCAAAAGCACGTTGTGGAGGGTTGTCTGTCGGTGGTCATGATGACTGGCGGCTTCCAACGAAAAAAGAGCTTATGTATCTTACAAAATCAAAAGAGGGTAAAACAAAATTTTCTTATTTGGAAGATGGAGTGTTTTGGACTTCAGAGGAAGATAAAAATGATGATATCAATGTTGTTACCGTCTTTAGCGGGAACGGTTTTGTCTCATCAAGTGACAAGTGTGACAGTGCGTATGCTATGTGTGTAAGAGATGATAATTAG